In the Natronolimnobius sp. AArcel1 genome, CTCGATGCCATCATCGCGTACGTCAATGCTCAACAGCCAACGACGGACGAGCTCGTTGGTTGGCACCGTGGCCGATTTGAACGAGTCTCGAGTCGAGACTCTATCTTGAGACGGTGTGACTACCTCGAGGACGTCAGCTTCCTCGAGGTTCATGCCGATGAGTGGGAACTAGGCATAGAGGGACAGCACTACCTGAAACACCAATCAACTGATACTCTTCTCGAGATTATGTGCCGGCGAAACCTGGGGCTTCGAAGCTTGCTCTACGCGCTGTCTGTTGGGCCGATGTCGATTGAGGATGTCGGTCGGCAGCAACTCAACACGCATCCCGAACTTGGGTGGGATCCATCTAATCACGATATGGCCCTGCAGCGGGTGAATTGGCTCCGTAGTCTTGGTGTTGTCCAGAAGGATGGAAACCAGTACACGCTGACAGCCGAGGGCCGTCAGTTTACCGATAATGCGGTAGAAGAGTGGGCAGAATCTACAATGGTTGGGGAGTCAGCCGTGTCGGATCCACTGATGGCTGGAACCTATGAAACTACAGTAGAAGCCAGAGAGATTGATCCCGAATTTCGAGCAACTGCGCTCTATCAGTTTGATCAGTGCTGTGCCGTCTCTGATGTAGACCATCCAGCTTTGTTGGATGTTGCCCATATCCTTCCCTGGTCGGACTATCCAGAGTATCGAGCTGATCTCCAGAATGTACTCCCGCTGAGTAAGATCCATCATGCAGCATTTGATCGGAAGCTGTTCACGATTGATGCTGAGTTCCATTTGCAAGTGAACCCTCAGTTTGAGACAGACAGTCAACTGCTTCGTGAGACAATTTGTGATCGTGCTGGTGAGCAGGTTTTAATACCTGATAACACAGTTTCTCCGAAGTATCTCGAAGCACATAATGCGGTTCTCGAGTGGGTTTGATATCACGGTCCGAATTTAGCGCGTCCTTTGTAAAGACGAGAGCCCGGGTTCAAATCCCGGCCTATGCTTCCTGCGTTTTGGTTAAATCTTGAGCTTATAAAGGGCGATACTGGCAGAACCGTCTCTACTTCTTGCTTCATCTGTGATAATGGCGGTCTGTCAGGAGGTGAGCG is a window encoding:
- a CDS encoding HNH endonuclease, encoding MSIEDVGRQQLNTHPELGWDPSNHDMALQRVNWLRSLGVVQKDGNQYTLTAEGRQFTDNAVEEWAESTMVGESAVSDPLMAGTYETTVEAREIDPEFRATALYQFDQCCAVSDVDHPALLDVAHILPWSDYPEYRADLQNVLPLSKIHHAAFDRKLFTIDAEFHLQVNPQFETDSQLLRETICDRAGEQVLIPDNTVSPKYLEAHNAVLEWV